In Thiovibrio frasassiensis, one DNA window encodes the following:
- the dsrM gene encoding sulfate reduction electron transfer complex DsrMKJOP subunit DsrM — translation MRILTPFIAVLALIAVGLVAAQVPGGQALIGIVLPYLAFALFLGGFAYRVMQWAKSPVPFRIPTTCGQANSLPWIKQNKIDCPSTKLGVIARMFLEVFLFRSLFRNTKAEMHEGPKLVYGSSKFLWLFALLFHYSFLVIVLRHMRLFMDPVPGFVAALEFGDGFLQIGAPVFYQTDAIFLGAIAFLFLRRVMLSNIRYISLPADYFPLFLIFGIALTGILMRYVFRADVVAIKQLTLGLATLSPAIVGQISPVFFIHVFLVCALMVYFPFSKLMHMAGVFMSPTRNMINNSRMVRHINPWNDPNIKPHSYAAYEDEFREFMKDGGIPVEKE, via the coding sequence ATGAGAATCCTGACTCCATTCATCGCAGTGTTGGCGCTTATCGCGGTTGGCCTGGTGGCCGCGCAGGTGCCGGGTGGGCAGGCATTGATAGGGATCGTTTTGCCCTATCTTGCTTTTGCCCTCTTTTTAGGAGGGTTTGCTTATCGCGTAATGCAATGGGCAAAATCTCCCGTTCCCTTCCGGATCCCGACCACCTGTGGTCAGGCCAACTCCCTGCCCTGGATCAAACAAAACAAGATCGACTGCCCCTCCACCAAACTCGGGGTCATTGCCCGGATGTTCCTGGAGGTCTTTCTCTTCCGTTCGCTGTTTCGTAACACCAAGGCGGAAATGCATGAAGGCCCCAAGCTGGTCTACGGCTCGAGCAAGTTCCTCTGGCTCTTCGCCCTGCTCTTCCACTACTCTTTCCTGGTCATCGTTCTCCGCCATATGCGGCTGTTCATGGATCCGGTCCCCGGTTTTGTCGCCGCCCTTGAATTCGGCGACGGCTTCCTGCAGATCGGCGCTCCGGTCTTCTATCAGACCGATGCAATCTTTCTCGGGGCCATTGCCTTTTTGTTCCTGCGCAGGGTGATGCTTTCCAATATCCGCTACATCTCCCTGCCCGCCGACTACTTCCCGCTCTTCCTGATCTTCGGCATCGCCCTTACCGGCATCCTGATGCGCTATGTCTTCAGGGCCGACGTGGTGGCAATCAAGCAGCTCACCCTTGGCTTGGCCACCCTGAGCCCGGCCATCGTCGGACAGATCAGCCCGGTGTTCTTTATCCATGTCTTCCTGGTCTGCGCCCTGATGGTCTACTTCCCCTTCAGCAAGCTGATGCACATGGCCGGTGTCTTCATGAGCCCCACCCGGAACATGATCAACAACAGCCGGATGGTCCGGCACATCAATCCGTGGAATGATCCCAACATCAAGCCGCATTCTTACGCTGCCTACGAGGACGAGTTCAGGGAGTTCATGAAGGATGGCGGAATACCCGTTGAGAAGGAATAA
- a CDS encoding RsbRD N-terminal domain-containing protein yields MLLQELLIENKGEILDAWVEQVLTTYPADGARIFKKEKDQFANPVGFAVKSSLWEVYGLLFEKNEAEKIVASLEQLVRIRAVQTFVPSEAVSMAYTLKKVVKAVCLKEKVADLDGWHAFEEKADILAYTLFDLYAASRERLYQTRIAEIKSGNSITTDRGCPSKLMDGNTALKAEMKPIVV; encoded by the coding sequence ATGCTGCTGCAAGAACTGCTCATCGAAAATAAAGGCGAGATTCTGGATGCTTGGGTCGAGCAGGTACTGACGACCTACCCGGCAGATGGCGCCCGGATCTTTAAAAAAGAGAAGGACCAGTTTGCCAACCCGGTGGGCTTTGCGGTAAAAAGCAGCCTTTGGGAAGTATACGGTTTGCTGTTCGAAAAGAACGAGGCCGAGAAAATCGTCGCCTCCTTGGAGCAACTGGTCAGGATCCGCGCCGTACAGACCTTTGTTCCCTCTGAAGCGGTCTCCATGGCCTACACCCTGAAAAAAGTGGTTAAAGCAGTCTGCCTCAAAGAAAAAGTGGCGGACCTGGACGGCTGGCATGCGTTTGAAGAAAAGGCCGATATCCTGGCCTACACCTTGTTCGACCTCTATGCCGCAAGTCGGGAAAGGCTGTACCAGACCCGGATCGCGGAGATTAAGAGTGGAAACAGCATCACCACGGATCGCGGCTGCCCGTCAAAGCTGATGGACGGGAATACCGCTCTGAAGGCGGAGATGAAACCCATTGTTGTGTGA
- a CDS encoding MBL fold metallo-hydrolase: MSIKVKFWGVRGSIPCPGPKTMKYGGNTACIEIRFPEINRLIIIDAGSGLRELGNFMMANDFKNGPINTDIFLTHTHWDHIMGFPFFTPIYVPGSTLRVYGPVSFEGDTLEKVVGGQLTYRYFPVRQAELAAQIEYFDLKEGEIDLGDGITVTAKYLNHPLLCLGYRIAWRGKTVCTAYDTEPFRNVFCTDPEDPSYDEGMASEGELVAQEQNNVLEQFFSGVDLLVHDSQYTQEEYLAKFLGWGHSSFEHAVATAERAGVKALALFHHDPMRSDDQIDSLSKKYCVRAGEGDTEIFFAREGAEREI, translated from the coding sequence ATGAGCATCAAGGTCAAATTTTGGGGGGTCCGGGGCTCCATCCCCTGTCCCGGGCCAAAAACCATGAAGTATGGCGGAAACACAGCCTGCATAGAAATACGTTTCCCGGAAATAAATCGTCTGATCATCATCGATGCCGGTTCCGGTCTTCGGGAGCTGGGCAATTTCATGATGGCCAACGATTTCAAGAATGGCCCGATCAACACGGATATCTTTCTCACCCATACCCACTGGGATCATATCATGGGGTTTCCCTTCTTCACCCCGATCTACGTACCGGGCAGCACCCTCCGGGTCTATGGCCCGGTCAGTTTCGAGGGCGACACATTGGAAAAAGTGGTGGGCGGGCAGCTGACCTATCGGTATTTCCCGGTTCGCCAGGCAGAGCTTGCCGCCCAGATTGAATATTTCGACCTCAAGGAAGGAGAGATTGATCTGGGCGACGGCATTACCGTGACGGCAAAATATCTGAACCACCCTCTGCTTTGCCTCGGCTACCGCATTGCCTGGCGGGGGAAGACGGTCTGCACGGCCTATGATACCGAACCCTTCCGCAATGTTTTCTGCACCGACCCGGAAGACCCGTCCTATGACGAAGGCATGGCCAGCGAGGGCGAACTGGTGGCCCAGGAACAAAACAACGTTTTGGAGCAGTTTTTTTCCGGGGTGGACCTTTTGGTGCACGACTCCCAGTACACCCAGGAAGAATACCTGGCCAAATTTCTTGGTTGGGGCCACTCCTCCTTCGAGCATGCCGTTGCCACGGCCGAGCGCGCCGGGGTGAAAGCCCTGGCCCTATTCCATCATGATCCCATGCGCAGCGATGACCAGATCGACTCTCTGTCAAAAAAATATTGCGTCCGCGCAGGGGAGGGGGACACCGAGATTTTCTTTGCCAGGGAAGGGGCGGAAAGAGAAATTTAA
- a CDS encoding HDOD domain-containing protein: MPGAPLTNEQRFALIQKYIERMPSLSTTVTKVLEVCNRPNTSPNDLNRVIALDPVLTGQVLKLINSAYYSLPNQISSLTRAIIMLGINTVKNLALSTAVVGSMGREDSFRSLSMDAFWTHSLCVGVMAKALAKLKKIPGMMQEEFFVAGLLHDLGKIPLNNCFAEEYRQALELSAIEQGPLPKAEEMLLGFDHGRAGKMIADKWQLNQGLTEMLRFHHTPEKASPDNQQLIGVVALANTYANLFDVGSAGDRYPEMSRVDDLLTQVGLKWHDLSNLHSVVEQEIEKAQVFLQVARETS; this comes from the coding sequence ATGCCTGGGGCTCCCCTGACCAACGAACAGCGCTTCGCGCTGATCCAAAAATATATCGAGCGGATGCCGAGCCTCTCCACCACGGTGACCAAGGTTCTGGAGGTCTGCAATCGTCCCAACACCTCGCCCAACGACCTGAACAGGGTTATCGCCCTGGATCCAGTCCTGACCGGCCAGGTGCTCAAGCTCATCAACTCAGCCTATTACTCCCTGCCCAATCAAATCAGTTCCCTCACCCGGGCGATCATCATGCTCGGGATCAACACGGTTAAAAATCTGGCCTTAAGCACTGCGGTTGTCGGCAGCATGGGGAGGGAAGACTCCTTCCGCTCGCTGTCCATGGATGCGTTCTGGACCCATTCCCTCTGCGTGGGGGTCATGGCCAAGGCCCTGGCCAAGCTCAAAAAAATCCCCGGCATGATGCAGGAGGAATTCTTTGTGGCCGGGTTGCTCCATGATCTGGGGAAGATCCCGTTGAACAACTGTTTTGCCGAAGAATACCGCCAGGCTCTGGAATTGTCCGCCATCGAGCAGGGGCCCTTGCCGAAAGCCGAGGAGATGCTGCTGGGCTTCGATCATGGCCGGGCAGGGAAGATGATTGCCGACAAATGGCAGCTCAATCAGGGGCTCACCGAAATGCTCCGCTTCCACCATACCCCGGAAAAAGCCTCGCCGGACAACCAGCAGCTGATTGGCGTAGTAGCCCTGGCAAACACCTATGCCAATCTCTTTGACGTCGGTTCGGCCGGCGATCGCTACCCGGAAATGTCCAGGGTCGATGATCTTCTCACCCAGGTCGGCCTGAAATGGCATGACCTTTCAAACCTGCATTCGGTTGTGGAGCAGGAAATCGAAAAGGCCCAGGTTTTTCTCCAGGTTGCCAGGGAGACCTCATGA
- the hisA gene encoding phosphoribosylformimino-5-aminoimidazole carboxamide ribotide isomerase, which translates to MKFRPCIDLHHGRVKQIVGSTLSDTQEGSLTTNFASDQPASHYAAMYQHDRLFGGHVIMLGQGNEAAATEALQAFPGGLQVGGGITAENAAHWLEQGASAVIVTSAVFKDGTVHEDRLNELVRAVGKEHLVLDLSCRKRENAYHIVTDRWQKFTQVTVSEQSLAYFAEHCCEFLIHAVDVEGKCGGIEEELTALLGRFSPIPTTYAGGVKNLADLYRVKELGENRLDATIGSALDIFGGTGITYAEAVAFNRREGY; encoded by the coding sequence ATGAAATTCAGACCGTGCATTGACCTCCACCATGGCCGGGTAAAGCAGATCGTCGGCTCCACCCTCTCCGACACACAAGAGGGGAGCCTGACCACCAACTTTGCCTCGGATCAGCCCGCCTCCCATTATGCCGCCATGTATCAGCATGACCGGCTGTTCGGCGGCCACGTGATCATGCTGGGGCAAGGCAATGAAGCGGCGGCGACCGAGGCCTTGCAGGCCTTCCCCGGCGGCTTGCAGGTGGGCGGGGGAATTACGGCGGAGAATGCCGCTCATTGGCTGGAGCAGGGGGCGAGCGCGGTCATCGTCACCTCGGCGGTGTTCAAGGACGGGACGGTGCACGAAGACCGCCTCAATGAGCTGGTCCGGGCCGTGGGCAAGGAACACCTGGTCCTCGACCTGAGCTGCCGGAAAAGAGAGAATGCCTATCATATCGTTACCGATCGCTGGCAAAAATTCACCCAGGTGACGGTTTCCGAACAATCCCTTGCATACTTTGCCGAACACTGCTGCGAATTTCTCATCCACGCCGTGGATGTGGAAGGCAAATGCGGTGGGATCGAAGAAGAGCTCACCGCGCTGCTCGGCCGGTTCAGCCCCATCCCCACCACCTATGCGGGCGGGGTGAAAAATCTGGCCGATCTCTATCGGGTCAAGGAATTGGGAGAGAACCGATTGGACGCCACCATCGGCAGCGCCCTGGATATCTTTGGCGGAACCGGCATCACCTATGCGGAAGCCGTGGCCTTTAATCGGCGGGAAGGATACTGA
- a CDS encoding AAA family ATPase translates to MLKQDLIEKNPIRHLKGESDAKESSRMGLVMARPGVGKTALLVQIALDSLMNDKQVVHVSVGQSLDKTKLWYDDMFKDIADGCKLENAGEIHDSIMKNRMIITFNESKFSLAKLEERLHDLVQQNVITPSCMVVDGFDFAQTDRKVLEEMRELAKTMDLQIWFSAVCTDGNECQCASGVPAPCKGMEDLFNTVVLLQPVPQSDCIDLKVLKGSAAVSKCGKLLKLDTRTFMIREDCK, encoded by the coding sequence ATGCTGAAACAAGACCTGATTGAAAAGAATCCCATCCGCCACCTGAAGGGTGAAAGCGATGCCAAGGAATCCAGCCGGATGGGTTTGGTCATGGCCCGCCCCGGCGTGGGCAAAACCGCCCTGCTCGTGCAGATCGCCTTGGACAGCCTGATGAACGACAAGCAGGTGGTCCATGTCAGCGTAGGCCAGTCCCTGGACAAAACCAAGCTCTGGTACGACGACATGTTCAAGGATATCGCCGACGGCTGCAAGCTTGAGAATGCCGGGGAAATCCATGACTCGATCATGAAGAACCGGATGATCATCACCTTCAACGAGTCCAAGTTCAGCCTGGCCAAACTGGAAGAGCGGCTGCATGATCTTGTCCAGCAGAACGTAATCACCCCGAGCTGCATGGTGGTTGACGGCTTTGATTTTGCCCAAACCGACCGGAAGGTGCTGGAAGAAATGCGGGAATTGGCCAAGACCATGGACCTGCAGATCTGGTTTTCCGCCGTCTGCACCGATGGGAACGAATGCCAGTGTGCGTCCGGAGTGCCTGCCCCCTGCAAGGGAATGGAGGATCTTTTCAATACCGTGGTCCTTCTCCAGCCGGTTCCGCAAAGCGACTGCATCGACCTCAAGGTTCTCAAAGGGTCTGCGGCGGTCAGCAAATGCGGCAAGCTCCTCAAGCTTGACACCAGGACCTTCATGATCCGGGAAGACTGCAAGTAA
- the fusA gene encoding elongation factor G, translating to MRDITKVRNIGISAHIDSGKTTLTERILFYTQRIHAIHEVRGKDGVGAKMDSMELERERGITICSAATYCDWKDHAVNIIDTPGHVDFTIEVERALRVLDGAVLILCSVGGVQSQSITVNRQMTRYRVPRVAFINKCDRTGANPDRVIKQIREKLGLNAVPIQVPMGLEGDMQGLIDLVQMKAVYFDGENGDKIRIEEIPAQYKEECDIKREEMLDAVSMFSDELMEAVLEGTPTEEMIMAAIRTGTLSMEFTPVMMGTAYKNKGVQLLLDAVVSYLPCPTDVDNFALDLDHEEAEVKVSNVSSDPLLALAFKLEDGRYGQLTYVRTYQGTLKKGDSIVNVRTGKKAKVGRLVRMHSDDMEEIDEAGAGDIVALFGIDCASGDTFTSGSDYNFSMTSMHVPAPVISLSITPIDNKAQDNMSKALNRFTKEDPTFKTYVDQETLETIISGMGELHLDVYVERMKREYKAEVTVGAPQVAYRETITQRAEFNYTHKKQTGGSGQFGRVAGFIEPMEEGEYEFVDQIVGGSVPREYIPSCDKGFQKCLDKGALVGAHVTGVRCAINDGASHAVDSSDIAFQLAAQGGFKEAYMKAKPVIMEPIMKVAVEGPTEFQGSIMGSLNQRRGMIIGTNEEDAYTVIEAEVPLSEMFGYSTDLRSLTQGKAEFTMEFATYRQVPKSVAEELIAKALKNKKQ from the coding sequence ATGAGAGACATTACGAAAGTCCGCAATATTGGAATCAGCGCCCATATCGACTCGGGAAAAACTACCCTGACCGAGCGCATTCTTTTTTATACCCAGCGTATTCATGCCATCCATGAAGTACGCGGCAAGGATGGCGTCGGCGCCAAGATGGATTCCATGGAGCTGGAGCGGGAGCGGGGCATCACCATCTGTTCCGCCGCGACCTATTGCGACTGGAAGGACCATGCCGTCAACATCATCGATACCCCCGGCCATGTGGATTTCACCATCGAGGTTGAGCGGGCCCTGCGCGTACTCGACGGCGCGGTATTGATCCTCTGCTCCGTTGGCGGGGTACAATCCCAGTCCATCACGGTAAACCGGCAGATGACCCGTTACCGGGTTCCCCGCGTCGCCTTCATCAATAAATGCGACCGGACCGGCGCCAATCCGGACCGGGTTATCAAGCAGATCCGCGAGAAGCTGGGCCTCAACGCGGTGCCCATCCAGGTGCCCATGGGTCTCGAAGGCGACATGCAGGGGCTTATCGATCTGGTCCAGATGAAGGCCGTCTATTTTGACGGGGAAAACGGCGACAAGATCCGCATAGAAGAGATTCCCGCCCAGTACAAGGAAGAGTGCGACATCAAGCGGGAAGAGATGCTGGACGCGGTTTCCATGTTTTCCGACGAATTGATGGAGGCGGTGCTGGAAGGCACGCCCACCGAAGAGATGATCATGGCCGCGATCCGCACCGGCACGCTGTCCATGGAGTTCACCCCGGTTATGATGGGCACCGCCTACAAGAACAAAGGGGTGCAGCTTTTGCTGGATGCGGTAGTCTCCTATCTCCCTTGCCCGACCGATGTTGACAACTTCGCCCTGGATCTGGATCATGAGGAAGCCGAGGTCAAGGTGAGCAACGTTTCGAGCGATCCCTTGCTGGCCCTGGCCTTCAAGCTTGAGGATGGTCGCTACGGACAGCTGACCTACGTGCGCACCTACCAGGGCACCCTGAAAAAGGGCGATTCCATCGTCAATGTCCGGACCGGCAAGAAGGCCAAGGTTGGCCGCTTGGTGCGGATGCATTCCGACGATATGGAAGAGATCGACGAAGCAGGGGCCGGCGATATCGTCGCCCTGTTCGGCATTGATTGCGCCTCCGGCGATACCTTCACCAGCGGCAGCGATTACAACTTCTCCATGACCTCCATGCATGTCCCGGCCCCGGTTATCTCGCTCTCCATCACCCCGATCGACAACAAGGCCCAGGACAACATGTCCAAGGCCTTAAACCGCTTCACCAAGGAAGACCCCACCTTCAAGACCTATGTGGACCAGGAGACCTTGGAAACCATCATCTCGGGTATGGGCGAGCTGCATCTTGACGTCTACGTCGAACGGATGAAGCGCGAATACAAGGCCGAGGTCACCGTGGGTGCGCCCCAGGTTGCTTACCGCGAGACGATCACCCAGCGGGCCGAGTTCAACTACACCCACAAGAAGCAGACCGGCGGCTCCGGCCAGTTCGGTCGGGTTGCCGGCTTCATCGAGCCCATGGAAGAGGGCGAATATGAATTTGTCGATCAGATCGTCGGCGGTTCAGTGCCCCGGGAATATATCCCCTCCTGTGACAAGGGCTTCCAGAAATGCCTGGACAAGGGTGCTCTGGTCGGCGCCCATGTCACCGGCGTCCGCTGCGCCATCAACGACGGCGCCTCCCATGCCGTGGACTCTTCGGATATCGCCTTCCAGCTGGCCGCCCAGGGCGGTTTCAAGGAGGCATACATGAAAGCCAAGCCGGTGATCATGGAGCCCATCATGAAGGTCGCGGTCGAGGGCCCCACCGAGTTCCAGGGCTCGATCATGGGCAGCCTGAACCAGCGCCGCGGCATGATCATCGGCACCAACGAGGAAGACGCTTACACGGTCATCGAGGCCGAGGTGCCGCTTTCCGAGATGTTTGGTTATTCAACCGATCTTCGCTCCTTGACCCAGGGCAAGGCAGAGTTTACCATGGAATTTGCCACCTACCGACAGGTACCCAAGAGCGTTGCCGAAGAGTTGATCGCCAAGGCCCTGAAAAACAAAAAACAGTAA
- a CDS encoding MtrB/PioB family outer membrane beta-barrel protein, whose protein sequence is MKKIYSAVIVLSLVVPALAVAADANKSEIHGTVELGARGVDISGNKALFQEFRDLDDSILGGIQLDYLKSAYHFQFDADKIGLDDQSFHLKGGEYGNFKYKFNYDEMVHNYGFDAITPYTGLGTQQVNVVAVPADTSTWTKFDSAVEHKTYGGELELSLHSPFYVNVGAEKREQSGLRPYTLKTGFGGFAEGPEPISTTTDNLHLKGGYLGESVTVSLTGSLSSFKNDNKYVYRDNVADLVDNNIVLAPDNDYSKMAADLSWCDLPLGSVLAAGLSRAHLENDFTANDINYSPVMLATLANLNRTTFEGDIDYTNVSIALSSRPLDKLDTKIYYNYRDRDNNSSFISYGATTASTNNAKELLSYEKDTTGIDIGYRLPNKTKLNAGYEYMKMDRSTALPAYSGATNFYRYDNPESTTDDTLYVGLKNSALDWLTAKIRYKKLERNSDINTAAVVADGNDPTIYTTRFDAADKSMDEWKLSFDFIPADNLDLGLSYTYTHNDYDENNSSINDDKRQSVYLDLGWRAVESVRLSGFLGFEKKEVDSNKRLNLALDVDHVEKTDDDFWTYGLAANVTATEKLTFDLSWQYQKSDGAVNYDNSLNNTTYESISATDDYTKKTLEAKATYAIDPKLGLTLGYLYEKMEYSDISYANFTNVVGNFYYSGVYADPNYEANVGYVMVKYGF, encoded by the coding sequence ATGAAGAAAATTTATTCTGCTGTAATCGTGTTGTCGCTTGTCGTACCTGCTTTGGCAGTTGCGGCGGATGCGAATAAAAGCGAAATCCATGGCACTGTAGAACTTGGTGCCCGAGGGGTTGATATCAGTGGCAACAAGGCCCTTTTCCAGGAATTTCGCGATCTGGATGATTCCATTTTGGGAGGGATACAGCTCGACTACCTAAAAAGCGCTTATCATTTCCAATTCGACGCCGACAAAATTGGCCTGGATGATCAGTCTTTCCATTTAAAGGGAGGAGAGTACGGCAACTTCAAATACAAGTTCAATTATGACGAGATGGTCCACAACTACGGCTTTGATGCCATAACGCCGTACACCGGGCTGGGCACACAACAGGTCAACGTTGTTGCCGTCCCAGCGGACACCTCCACCTGGACCAAATTTGATTCTGCAGTCGAACACAAAACTTATGGGGGCGAACTGGAGCTCTCGCTGCACTCCCCCTTCTATGTCAATGTCGGCGCAGAGAAACGAGAACAAAGCGGCTTAAGGCCATACACCTTAAAAACCGGATTTGGTGGCTTTGCTGAAGGTCCGGAACCTATTTCAACCACCACCGACAATCTACATCTGAAAGGCGGTTACCTGGGTGAGTCGGTTACGGTTTCACTCACCGGCTCCTTGAGTTCCTTTAAAAACGACAACAAGTATGTTTACCGCGATAATGTCGCGGATCTTGTTGATAACAATATCGTTCTTGCGCCGGATAACGACTACAGCAAGATGGCCGCAGACCTCAGTTGGTGCGATCTCCCCCTTGGCTCTGTTCTGGCCGCCGGCTTGAGCCGTGCCCATTTAGAAAATGATTTCACCGCAAATGATATCAATTACAGCCCTGTCATGCTGGCAACACTTGCCAACCTGAACCGCACGACCTTTGAGGGCGATATTGATTACACCAATGTCTCCATTGCCCTAAGCTCAAGGCCTCTGGATAAGTTAGATACCAAGATCTATTACAATTATCGCGATCGCGATAATAATTCGTCCTTTATTTCATACGGCGCAACAACAGCATCCACCAACAACGCCAAGGAACTGCTCAGTTACGAAAAAGATACCACTGGCATCGATATCGGCTACCGGCTACCCAACAAAACCAAGCTGAATGCCGGGTATGAATACATGAAAATGGACCGCTCAACTGCTCTGCCCGCTTATTCGGGCGCTACTAATTTTTATCGGTATGACAACCCCGAATCGACCACGGACGACACCCTGTATGTCGGGCTCAAAAACAGCGCCCTGGACTGGCTCACCGCCAAGATCCGCTACAAAAAATTGGAGCGCAATTCGGATATTAATACCGCCGCGGTAGTTGCCGACGGGAATGATCCGACCATCTACACAACCCGCTTCGATGCCGCGGACAAGAGCATGGATGAGTGGAAATTGTCCTTTGACTTTATTCCTGCGGACAATCTTGATCTGGGGTTGAGTTACACCTACACGCACAATGATTATGATGAGAATAATTCGAGTATCAACGACGACAAACGGCAGAGTGTGTATCTCGACCTTGGCTGGCGGGCAGTTGAATCGGTCAGATTGAGCGGCTTTCTCGGTTTCGAAAAAAAGGAAGTCGATTCCAACAAGCGGCTCAATTTGGCGCTCGACGTCGACCATGTTGAAAAAACCGATGACGATTTCTGGACCTATGGCCTCGCTGCCAACGTGACGGCCACTGAGAAATTGACCTTTGATCTGTCATGGCAATATCAAAAATCCGACGGCGCAGTGAATTACGACAACAGCTTGAACAACACCACGTATGAAAGTATCAGCGCGACGGATGACTATACCAAAAAGACCTTGGAGGCCAAGGCCACCTATGCCATTGACCCCAAGCTGGGACTGACTCTCGGGTATCTCTATGAAAAAATGGAATATTCCGATATCAGCTATGCAAATTTTACCAACGTGGTCGGCAACTTTTATTACAGCGGAGTGTATGCCGACCCGAATTACGAGGCTAATGTGGGCTACGTAATGGTCAAATACGGTTTTTAA
- a CDS encoding DmsE family decaheme c-type cytochrome, with protein MRKRNRLLPKVVVSAWSLTMITMGWGLWGQFLAPDAAQAAELGAACVSCHEKPVASFKDSYHAKIWQGKNDCQSCHGATDKHVNDPSKQNVVSFGKGGGRTAEELSKQCLGCHQKSAHMSLWEMGAHKKNDVTCIACHDIHSPRSTVKQPTVCFTCHKDVRSDANKMSHHPIIEGKVKCSDCHNTHGTLTKHMLKAENVNQLCYKCHADKRGPWIWEHPPVEENCATCHTPHGSRHETLLVEKVVNLCQNCHDDRQHHDGPYDNTSGFGGAASASQFRARACLECHHAIHGSANFRRSFSR; from the coding sequence ATGCGTAAACGAAACAGGCTGTTGCCAAAAGTCGTGGTGTCGGCATGGTCTTTGACCATGATAACAATGGGATGGGGCCTTTGGGGGCAATTTTTAGCACCGGACGCGGCCCAGGCAGCCGAACTCGGTGCCGCATGTGTCAGCTGCCATGAAAAACCGGTGGCAAGTTTTAAGGACTCATACCATGCAAAAATCTGGCAGGGCAAAAACGATTGCCAATCCTGCCATGGAGCAACCGACAAGCATGTAAACGACCCGTCCAAACAAAATGTTGTTTCCTTCGGCAAGGGCGGCGGGCGCACCGCCGAGGAGCTCAGCAAGCAATGTTTGGGCTGCCATCAGAAATCGGCCCATATGTCTCTCTGGGAGATGGGTGCGCACAAGAAGAACGACGTGACCTGTATCGCCTGCCACGATATCCATTCCCCGCGCTCCACCGTAAAGCAACCCACGGTCTGCTTCACCTGCCATAAGGATGTCCGTTCCGATGCCAACAAGATGTCGCATCACCCCATCATCGAAGGCAAGGTCAAGTGTTCCGACTGCCACAACACCCACGGCACCCTGACAAAACACATGCTCAAGGCCGAAAACGTCAACCAGCTCTGCTACAAGTGCCATGCCGACAAGCGCGGCCCCTGGATCTGGGAGCATCCACCGGTGGAAGAGAACTGTGCCACCTGTCATACCCCGCACGGGAGTCGGCATGAAACACTGCTGGTGGAGAAGGTCGTTAACCTCTGCCAGAACTGCCATGACGACAGACAGCACCACGACGGACCATATGACAACACTTCCGGATTTGGCGGCGCCGCTTCCGCAAGCCAATTTAGAGCACGGGCCTGCTTGGAATGTCATCATGCAATTCATGGCTCCGCAAATTTCCGTCGTTCCTTCAGCCGATAA